A single window of Jiangella alkaliphila DNA harbors:
- a CDS encoding carbohydrate ABC transporter permease, with protein sequence MNRSTPVATTLKYLALTAYLVFLAFPLFWLVSTALKTPQELALIEPTWIPNDITFENFRAAFDEQPIVRSIFNTLLVAGVSCLVTVVLSIPAAYVMARYRSVLSRLTLVWVLLSQIFPFILVIIPLFLLLRDLGLYDTYIGLIAVYVVWSMPFALWMLRSYVETIPIELEEAASMDGASKVRTLRSVIAPLLAPGVVAAGLFAFVSAWNEFLFALVLIRDPELQTLSLTLVKFIGAEGVARLGPLAAASLVATIPSLIFFAFMQRRLTGGLLGGAVKS encoded by the coding sequence ATGAACCGCTCCACGCCCGTCGCGACGACGTTGAAGTACCTCGCGCTCACTGCCTACCTGGTGTTCCTGGCGTTCCCGCTGTTCTGGCTGGTCTCGACGGCGCTGAAGACGCCGCAGGAGCTGGCGCTGATCGAGCCGACATGGATCCCGAACGACATCACGTTCGAGAACTTCCGGGCCGCGTTCGACGAGCAGCCGATCGTCCGGTCGATCTTCAACACGCTGCTGGTCGCCGGGGTGTCGTGCCTGGTGACGGTGGTGCTGTCGATCCCGGCGGCGTACGTGATGGCCCGGTACCGGTCGGTGCTGAGCCGGCTGACGCTGGTCTGGGTGCTGCTCAGCCAGATCTTCCCGTTCATCCTGGTGATCATCCCGCTGTTCCTGCTGCTCCGCGACCTCGGCCTGTACGACACCTACATCGGGCTGATCGCCGTCTACGTCGTCTGGAGCATGCCGTTCGCACTCTGGATGCTGCGCAGCTACGTCGAGACGATCCCGATCGAGCTCGAGGAGGCCGCGTCCATGGACGGGGCGTCGAAGGTGCGGACGCTGCGCAGCGTCATCGCGCCGCTGCTGGCGCCGGGCGTCGTCGCGGCCGGGCTGTTCGCGTTCGTATCGGCCTGGAACGAGTTCCTGTTCGCGCTCGTGCTGATCCGCGACCCGGAGCTGCAGACGCTGTCCCTGACGCTGGTGAAGTTCATCGGCGCCGAGGGCGTGGCCCGGCTGGGCCCGCTGGCGGCGGCGTCGCTGGTCGCGACCATCCCCAGCCTGATCTTCTTCGCCTTCATGCAGCGCCGGCTCACCGGCGGGCTGCTCGGCGGAGCCGTCAAGTCCTGA
- a CDS encoding carbohydrate ABC transporter permease, whose translation MSATTLTERPQPTRPARKPRRVLGLDRDGLMLAVPALIPVVLFSVYPLLRGIYLGFTDAQAGANAEVSFTGFENYQNLLDDSYFWDSFRIGLIWAFSVTILQFFASLGLALLLNQKLRLRWLARTLALVPWAMPPVVIGIMWRLVYHPNAGILNDVLLDLRIIDENVDWLSSFSVALPAVIVVGVWAGMPQTTVVLLAGLQSVPKELHEAAAMDGANVWQRFRSVTWPAIKPVVIAMTTLDFIWNFNSFSLVYVLTEGGPGGETRLPLLFAYEEAFRYGNYGYAAALGNAMVVVIAVFVVFYLRQRVREANA comes from the coding sequence ATGAGCGCCACGACGTTGACCGAGCGGCCGCAGCCGACCCGCCCGGCCCGCAAGCCGCGCCGCGTCCTCGGCCTGGACCGCGACGGCCTGATGCTCGCGGTCCCCGCGCTGATCCCGGTCGTGCTCTTCAGCGTCTACCCGCTGCTGCGCGGCATCTACCTGGGCTTCACCGACGCGCAGGCCGGGGCGAACGCCGAGGTCAGCTTCACCGGCTTCGAGAACTACCAGAACCTGCTCGACGACTCGTACTTCTGGGACTCGTTCCGCATCGGCCTGATCTGGGCGTTCTCCGTCACGATCCTGCAGTTCTTCGCCAGCCTCGGCCTTGCGCTGCTGCTCAACCAGAAGCTCCGGCTGCGCTGGCTGGCGCGGACGCTGGCGCTGGTGCCGTGGGCGATGCCGCCGGTCGTCATCGGCATCATGTGGCGGCTGGTGTACCACCCGAACGCCGGCATCCTCAACGACGTCCTGCTGGACCTGCGCATCATCGACGAGAACGTCGACTGGCTGTCGTCGTTCTCGGTGGCGCTGCCCGCGGTGATCGTGGTCGGCGTCTGGGCGGGCATGCCGCAGACGACGGTGGTGCTGCTGGCCGGTCTGCAGAGCGTCCCGAAGGAGCTGCACGAGGCGGCCGCGATGGACGGCGCCAACGTCTGGCAGCGCTTCCGCAGCGTGACGTGGCCGGCGATCAAGCCGGTGGTCATCGCGATGACGACGCTCGACTTCATCTGGAACTTCAACTCGTTCAGCCTGGTCTACGTCCTGACCGAGGGCGGGCCGGGCGGCGAGACGCGGCTGCCGCTGCTGTTCGCCTACGAGGAGGCGTTCCGGTACGGCAACTACGGCTACGCGGCGGCGCTGGGCAACGCGATGGTCGTCGTGATCGCGGTGTTCGTCGTCTTCTATCTGCGCCAGCGGGTCCGGGAGGCGAACGCCTGA
- a CDS encoding LacI family DNA-binding transcriptional regulator — MRRRPTIHEVARVAGVSISSVSRALNGNTSNADMVARVNAAVREVGYVPSVVAQSLKTRHTGQVAFAMEDIGNAAYLEMVRRIQPTLREEGYRLLLHSTGADVEDELGVLASLSQNYVDGLILCPLRVTDRHVEALRQTAVPVVVIGLLPDDVPVDNVRADSRVGARLAVEHLAEAGARRIAFIDGPLDTVPGRARYDGYRRGLAAAGLPEDDALVRFTDFQFDAGRKAARELLTVHPGIDAVLGANDLIAMGVLHALRELGRDVPGDVRVVGMDDTPLAATSFPPLSSVSLGSADRGRIAAELLLRRLEGDDAPAERVTVPPSLTVRESSR, encoded by the coding sequence ATGCGCCGCCGGCCGACCATTCACGAGGTCGCCAGGGTTGCCGGGGTCTCGATCTCCTCGGTGTCGCGGGCGCTCAACGGCAACACCTCCAACGCGGACATGGTTGCCCGGGTCAACGCGGCCGTGCGGGAGGTCGGCTACGTCCCGAGCGTGGTCGCGCAGTCGCTGAAGACGCGGCACACCGGGCAGGTCGCGTTCGCCATGGAGGACATCGGCAACGCCGCCTACCTGGAGATGGTGCGCCGCATCCAGCCGACGCTGCGCGAGGAGGGCTACCGGCTGCTGCTGCACAGCACCGGCGCCGACGTCGAGGACGAGCTCGGCGTGCTCGCCAGCCTCAGCCAGAACTACGTCGACGGGCTGATCCTGTGCCCGCTGCGGGTCACCGACCGGCACGTCGAGGCGCTGCGGCAGACCGCCGTCCCGGTCGTGGTCATCGGCCTGCTGCCGGACGACGTCCCGGTCGACAACGTGCGGGCCGACTCGCGGGTCGGGGCGCGGCTGGCGGTCGAGCACCTCGCCGAGGCCGGCGCACGCCGCATCGCGTTCATCGACGGCCCGCTCGACACCGTCCCCGGCCGGGCCCGCTACGACGGCTATCGCCGCGGACTGGCCGCCGCCGGCCTCCCGGAGGACGACGCACTGGTCCGGTTCACCGACTTCCAGTTCGACGCCGGCCGCAAGGCCGCGCGCGAACTGCTGACCGTGCACCCCGGCATCGACGCCGTGCTGGGCGCGAACGACCTCATCGCGATGGGCGTCCTGCACGCGCTGCGCGAGCTGGGCCGCGACGTCCCCGGCGACGTGCGGGTGGTCGGCATGGACGACACCCCGCTGGCCGCGACCAGCTTCCCGCCGCTGTCCAGCGTCTCGCTCGGCTCGGCCGACCGCGGCCGCATCGCCGCGGAGCTATTGTTGCGCCGCCTCGAGGGCGACGACGCGCCGGCCGAGCGGGTCACCGTCCCGCCGTCGCTGACCGTCCGGGAGAGCAGCCGATGA
- a CDS encoding alpha/beta hydrolase-fold protein: MAGWNRAGTVAAASLLLAAVHVAGSGSAPEPDDAARATTPAAEPARGTVVTGTAPAGAAGVPVEYAAYLPAGYDDGTEEYATIYLLHGRGDTMAAWQQVTADLDQLIADGDVPPVIAVMPDAPWSERGNWYVDSQHVDGAAVETALATDLVAHVDATYRTVADRDARAVGGYSMGGYGALRYALAHQDVFAAGMVLSPAVYVPLPPADSSTREFGGFGVGDALFDDARYTQLNYPALLDAADPELPTHLFIAVGDDEWANPAPEDADHDIDFESARLYNAARRVDGVTAELRILDGGHDWDVWRPAFRDGLTDLAGHLRTTDPLPLPGDVTGTEADDRAGGVAVTGTSTVTAVNQGADAVLTADGEQGWTLPLASPAADRVYGLHTGPDGDLYTAGYTRGDLDGQHPGNARDDAFTARVTSTGERVWLTQFGDPAAADRAYASVPAPDGGLYVAGYTSGSVGGTANAGDKDALLARLGPDGELLWTRQLGGAGEDKALAVTIGADRRVYVAGVTSQAMPGGTANGGLDAWVARFGADGRQDWLSQFGTTESDQFTALAPLPTQGVVAAGHTGGTLGVASAGGNDQLAVAVTSSGRARWLTQDGTDGDDRAAAVHVADDGTITVAGHTDGRVGVSAGGVDVVVSTLGSRGQVRDRTQFGTPERDGADEWDESNLYLGGDGAGGLLITGLTFGGGRGLGDVFTGPLPPVS; this comes from the coding sequence ATGGCGGGATGGAATCGGGCCGGCACGGTGGCGGCGGCATCGTTGCTGCTCGCGGCGGTGCACGTCGCCGGATCGGGCTCCGCTCCGGAGCCTGACGATGCCGCCAGAGCCACCACGCCGGCCGCCGAGCCGGCCCGAGGGACCGTCGTCACGGGGACGGCGCCGGCGGGGGCGGCGGGCGTGCCGGTCGAGTACGCCGCCTACCTGCCCGCCGGCTACGACGACGGCACGGAGGAGTACGCGACGATCTACCTGCTGCACGGCCGCGGCGACACGATGGCCGCCTGGCAGCAGGTGACGGCCGACCTCGACCAGCTGATCGCCGACGGCGACGTGCCGCCGGTCATCGCGGTCATGCCGGACGCGCCGTGGAGCGAGCGCGGCAACTGGTACGTCGACTCCCAGCACGTCGACGGCGCGGCTGTCGAGACGGCGCTCGCCACCGACCTCGTCGCCCATGTCGACGCGACCTACCGGACGGTCGCGGACCGGGACGCGCGGGCGGTCGGCGGCTACTCGATGGGCGGCTACGGCGCGCTGCGGTACGCCCTGGCCCACCAGGACGTCTTCGCCGCCGGCATGGTGCTCAGCCCCGCGGTGTACGTGCCGCTGCCGCCGGCCGACTCGTCGACGCGGGAGTTCGGCGGCTTCGGCGTCGGCGACGCGCTGTTCGACGACGCCAGGTACACGCAGCTCAACTACCCGGCGCTGCTGGACGCCGCCGACCCGGAGTTGCCGACGCACCTGTTCATCGCGGTCGGCGACGACGAGTGGGCCAACCCCGCGCCCGAGGACGCCGACCACGACATCGACTTCGAGTCCGCCCGCCTCTACAACGCCGCCCGCCGCGTCGACGGCGTCACCGCGGAGCTGCGGATCCTCGACGGCGGGCACGACTGGGACGTCTGGCGCCCGGCGTTCCGCGACGGCCTGACCGACCTCGCCGGCCACCTGCGCACCACCGACCCGCTCCCCCTGCCCGGCGACGTCACCGGCACCGAGGCGGACGACCGCGCCGGCGGCGTCGCGGTGACCGGCACCAGCACCGTGACGGCGGTCAACCAAGGCGCCGACGCCGTGCTCACGGCGGACGGAGAGCAGGGCTGGACGCTGCCGCTCGCGAGCCCCGCCGCCGACCGCGTCTACGGCCTGCACACCGGCCCGGACGGCGACCTCTATACGGCCGGCTACACCCGCGGCGACCTCGACGGACAGCACCCCGGCAACGCCCGTGACGACGCCTTCACCGCCCGCGTCACCAGCACCGGCGAACGAGTCTGGCTGACACAGTTCGGCGACCCGGCAGCGGCCGATCGCGCCTACGCGAGCGTCCCCGCACCCGATGGCGGCCTGTACGTCGCCGGCTACACCAGCGGCAGCGTCGGCGGCACCGCGAACGCCGGCGACAAGGACGCCCTGCTGGCCCGGCTCGGCCCGGACGGCGAGCTGCTGTGGACCCGCCAACTCGGCGGCGCCGGCGAGGACAAGGCACTGGCGGTCACGATCGGCGCCGACCGCCGCGTCTACGTCGCCGGCGTCACCTCACAGGCGATGCCGGGCGGGACGGCCAACGGCGGGCTGGACGCGTGGGTGGCCCGGTTCGGCGCCGACGGCAGGCAGGACTGGCTGAGCCAGTTCGGCACCACCGAGTCCGACCAGTTCACCGCGCTCGCGCCGCTCCCGACCCAGGGCGTGGTCGCGGCCGGCCACACCGGCGGGACCCTCGGCGTGGCGAGCGCCGGCGGCAACGACCAGCTGGCCGTGGCGGTGACGTCGAGCGGCCGGGCCCGCTGGCTCACCCAGGACGGCACCGACGGCGACGACCGCGCCGCCGCCGTACATGTCGCCGACGACGGCACGATCACCGTCGCCGGGCACACCGACGGCCGTGTCGGAGTGAGCGCCGGCGGCGTGGACGTCGTCGTCAGCACACTGGGCAGCCGCGGCCAGGTGCGCGACCGGACCCAGTTCGGCACGCCGGAACGCGACGGCGCCGACGAGTGGGACGAGTCGAACCTCTACCTCGGCGGCGACGGCGCGGGCGGCCTGCTGATCACCGGCCTGACGTTCGGCGGCGGCCGCGGGCTCGGTGACGTGTTCACCGGCCCGCTTCCGCCAGTCAGCTAG
- the trxA gene encoding thioredoxin, translating into MSSQSFSRPGAIDLSALNGGGQPQAAPGAAGGGFVIDVSEATFQSEVLTRSMSVPVVIDFWATWCEPCKTLSPILERMATQYDGRFVLAKIDVDANQAIAQAAQVQSIPTVVAVLRGQLVPMFQGAIPEAQVKQVLDQLLEMAVANGVAGRSDPIPGATQQAEGAPEAEVEEEPIDPRFEAAYDAINAGDFDKAAAAYQQVLAEAPADAEAKAGLAQVELLRRTSGSDPGAAVAAADADPADLDAQLLAADIEVVSGRVDQAFNRLIGTVRRVFGDDRERVRARVVELFDIVGGADPRVVKARSALASALF; encoded by the coding sequence ATGAGCTCGCAGAGTTTCAGCCGCCCCGGCGCCATCGACCTGTCCGCGCTGAACGGCGGCGGGCAGCCGCAGGCCGCGCCGGGCGCCGCCGGCGGCGGCTTCGTCATCGACGTCAGCGAGGCGACGTTCCAGTCCGAGGTGCTCACCCGGTCCATGTCGGTGCCCGTGGTCATCGACTTCTGGGCCACCTGGTGCGAGCCCTGCAAGACGCTCTCGCCCATCCTCGAGCGCATGGCCACGCAGTACGACGGCCGGTTCGTCCTCGCCAAGATCGACGTCGACGCCAACCAGGCCATCGCGCAGGCCGCGCAGGTGCAGAGCATCCCCACCGTCGTCGCCGTGCTGCGCGGGCAGCTCGTCCCGATGTTCCAGGGCGCCATCCCCGAGGCGCAGGTCAAGCAGGTCCTCGACCAGCTGCTCGAGATGGCCGTCGCCAACGGCGTGGCCGGCCGGTCCGACCCGATACCGGGCGCAACGCAGCAGGCTGAAGGGGCGCCAGAAGCTGAAGTCGAGGAAGAGCCGATCGACCCGCGGTTCGAGGCCGCCTACGACGCCATCAACGCCGGCGACTTCGACAAGGCCGCCGCGGCCTATCAGCAGGTGCTGGCCGAGGCCCCGGCCGACGCCGAGGCGAAGGCCGGGCTGGCCCAGGTCGAGCTGCTGCGCCGCACGTCGGGCAGCGACCCCGGCGCCGCCGTCGCGGCCGCCGACGCCGACCCCGCCGACCTCGACGCCCAGCTGCTGGCCGCCGACATCGAGGTGGTGTCGGGCCGGGTCGACCAGGCGTTCAACCGGCTCATCGGCACCGTGCGCCGGGTGTTCGGCGACGACCGCGAGCGGGTCCGCGCCCGCGTGGTCGAGCTGTTCGACATCGTCGGCGGCGCCGACCCGCGCGTCGTCAAGGCGCGGTCGGCGCTGGCCAGCGCGCTGTTCTAG
- a CDS encoding acyl-CoA mutase large subunit family protein — protein MDASQIAEGRQRWQARLDAAIAAGKVRDADFTTLSGTEVDPVYGPPEGADDPRFERIGWPGEYPFTRGLYSTGYRGRTWTIRQFAGFGNARQTNERYKMILRSGGGGLSVAFDMPTLMGRDSDDARSLGEVGHCGVAIDSAADMDELFDGIPLGDVTTSMTISGPAVPIFCMYVVAAERQGVAVGDLNGTLQTDIFKEYIAQKEWLFEPEPHLRLIGDLMEYSAANVPDYKPLSVSGYHIREAGSTAAQELAFTLADGFGYVELGLSRGLDVDVFAPGLSFFFDAHVDFFEEIAKFRAARRIWARWLRDVYGAKTEKAQWLRFHTQTAGVSLTGQQPYNNVVRTAVEALAAVLGGTNSLHTNALDEVLALPTESSAEIALRTQQVLMEETGVANVADPLGGSWYVEALTDRLEAEAEEIFDRIRTMGERDRRWHDAYGPMTAGILRGIEDGWFTGETAESAFQHQQRVEKGDKRVVGVNVHTDTVTGALDILRVSHEVEDAQRDVLAQRRAARDDAAVRAALAAMVEVARSDENIIPAILDAVRVEATLGEICDVLRAEWGVYSEPARF, from the coding sequence ATGGATGCCTCCCAGATCGCCGAGGGCCGTCAGCGCTGGCAGGCCCGCCTCGACGCCGCCATCGCGGCCGGCAAGGTGCGCGACGCCGACTTCACCACGCTGTCCGGCACCGAGGTCGACCCCGTCTACGGGCCGCCCGAGGGCGCCGACGACCCGCGGTTCGAGCGCATCGGCTGGCCGGGCGAGTACCCGTTCACCCGCGGCCTCTACTCGACGGGGTACCGCGGGCGGACGTGGACCATCCGCCAGTTCGCCGGGTTCGGCAACGCCCGCCAGACCAACGAGCGCTACAAGATGATCCTGCGCTCCGGCGGCGGCGGGCTGTCCGTCGCGTTCGACATGCCGACGCTGATGGGCCGCGACTCCGACGACGCGCGCAGCCTCGGGGAGGTGGGCCACTGCGGCGTCGCCATCGACTCCGCGGCCGACATGGACGAGCTGTTCGACGGCATCCCGCTGGGCGACGTCACCACGTCGATGACGATCAGCGGGCCGGCGGTGCCGATCTTCTGCATGTACGTCGTTGCGGCCGAGCGGCAGGGCGTCGCCGTCGGCGACCTCAACGGGACGCTGCAGACGGACATCTTCAAGGAGTACATCGCGCAGAAGGAGTGGCTGTTCGAGCCCGAGCCGCACCTGCGCCTGATCGGCGACCTGATGGAGTACAGCGCGGCGAACGTGCCCGACTACAAGCCGCTGTCGGTGTCGGGCTACCACATCCGCGAGGCGGGGTCGACGGCCGCGCAGGAGCTGGCCTTCACGCTGGCCGACGGGTTCGGCTACGTCGAGCTGGGGCTGTCGCGCGGCCTCGACGTCGACGTGTTCGCACCCGGGCTGTCGTTCTTCTTCGACGCGCACGTCGACTTCTTCGAGGAGATCGCCAAGTTCCGCGCGGCGCGCCGCATCTGGGCCCGTTGGCTGCGCGACGTCTACGGCGCGAAGACCGAGAAGGCGCAGTGGCTGCGCTTCCACACCCAGACCGCCGGCGTCTCGCTGACCGGGCAGCAGCCGTACAACAACGTCGTCCGCACGGCGGTCGAGGCGCTCGCCGCGGTGCTCGGCGGCACGAACTCGCTGCACACCAACGCCCTCGACGAGGTGCTGGCGCTGCCGACGGAGTCCTCGGCCGAGATCGCGCTGCGCACCCAGCAGGTGCTGATGGAGGAGACCGGCGTCGCCAACGTCGCCGACCCGCTCGGCGGCTCGTGGTACGTCGAGGCGCTCACCGACCGGCTCGAGGCCGAGGCCGAGGAGATCTTCGACCGCATCCGCACCATGGGCGAGCGGGACCGCCGCTGGCACGACGCCTACGGCCCGATGACGGCGGGCATCCTGCGCGGCATCGAGGACGGCTGGTTCACCGGCGAGACCGCCGAGTCGGCATTCCAGCACCAGCAGCGGGTCGAGAAGGGCGACAAGCGCGTCGTCGGCGTCAACGTCCACACCGACACCGTCACCGGCGCGCTGGACATCCTGCGGGTGTCGCACGAGGTCGAGGACGCCCAGCGCGACGTGCTGGCCCAGCGGCGCGCCGCGCGCGACGACGCCGCCGTCCGGGCCGCGCTGGCCGCCATGGTCGAGGTCGCGCGCTCCGACGAGAACATCATCCCGGCCATACTCGACGCGGTCCGGGTCGAGGCGACGCTGGGCGAGATCTGCGACGTCCTGCGCGCGGAATGGGGGGTCTACTCCGAACCCGCCCGGTTCTGA
- a CDS encoding RrF2 family transcriptional regulator, with protein sequence MHITARADYAVRAVVQLASLQPASATRQQLAEAQDIPGKFLETILGDLRRAGILDAQRGATGGYRLTRPAAEITLADIVRATEGPLAAVRGMPPEDTIYPGPAQPLTRVWVAVRASLREVLEQTTVADVIADHLPDNVVELQKRPDSWTRR encoded by the coding sequence GTGCACATCACAGCGCGCGCCGACTACGCCGTCCGGGCGGTGGTCCAGCTGGCCTCACTGCAGCCGGCGTCGGCCACCCGGCAGCAGCTGGCCGAGGCGCAGGACATCCCCGGCAAGTTCCTCGAGACCATCCTCGGCGACCTGCGCCGGGCCGGCATCCTCGACGCCCAGCGCGGCGCGACCGGCGGCTACCGCCTCACCAGACCCGCGGCCGAGATCACCCTCGCCGACATCGTCCGGGCCACCGAGGGCCCGCTGGCCGCCGTGCGCGGCATGCCGCCCGAGGACACCATCTACCCGGGCCCGGCCCAGCCGCTCACCCGCGTCTGGGTCGCCGTCCGGGCCAGCCTGCGCGAGGTCCTCGAGCAGACCACGGTGGCCGACGTCATCGCCGACCACCTTCCCGACAACGTCGTGGAACTCCAGAAGCGCCCCGACTCCTGGACCCGCCGCTGA
- a CDS encoding ABC transporter permease, with product MRRVIGIALGLSVVLGVLVTAFVWPSSEIAPRDVPVAVAGPPEAVAQVSDQLDQAVPGGFSVEAVASEQEARDAIADRDVYGAVVLAPSGPPSVLTASAAGPLVAQLLQGVATSMAAGSSGTEPAGPVVEDVAPLPSGDPRGSGFSSGALPMVMGGLAVGVAMTLLVTGVWRRVLGALLAAAGGATAAMLVMQTWLGVLEGDWVANAGAFALTIAAVSLTIIGLHSLIGTAAVGLGALLFLIVGNPLSGVTSAPELLPSGWGTFGQYLPPGAGGTLLRSTSFFDGAAAAQPLLVLTGWVLLGLLLAAAGSRRAQARTAGGGDADVVEQVSFAPAR from the coding sequence ATGCGCAGGGTCATCGGCATCGCGCTGGGCCTGTCCGTCGTCCTCGGGGTCCTGGTCACCGCATTCGTGTGGCCGAGCTCCGAGATCGCGCCCCGCGACGTCCCCGTCGCCGTCGCCGGACCGCCCGAGGCCGTCGCCCAGGTGTCCGACCAGCTCGACCAGGCCGTGCCCGGCGGCTTCTCCGTCGAGGCCGTGGCGTCCGAGCAGGAGGCGCGCGACGCGATCGCCGACCGCGACGTCTACGGCGCCGTGGTCCTGGCGCCGTCCGGCCCGCCGTCCGTGCTGACGGCGTCGGCCGCCGGCCCCTTGGTGGCGCAGCTGCTGCAGGGCGTGGCGACGTCGATGGCGGCCGGCTCGTCGGGCACCGAGCCCGCCGGACCGGTCGTCGAGGACGTCGCACCGCTGCCCTCCGGCGACCCACGGGGCAGCGGGTTCAGCTCCGGCGCGCTGCCGATGGTGATGGGCGGCCTCGCGGTCGGTGTCGCGATGACGCTCCTCGTGACCGGCGTCTGGCGGCGGGTGCTCGGCGCCCTGCTGGCCGCCGCCGGTGGCGCCACGGCGGCGATGCTGGTGATGCAGACGTGGCTCGGCGTGCTGGAGGGCGACTGGGTGGCCAACGCCGGCGCGTTCGCCCTGACCATCGCGGCGGTGTCGCTCACGATCATCGGGCTGCACTCGCTGATCGGCACGGCCGCGGTCGGCTTGGGTGCGCTGCTGTTCCTGATCGTCGGCAACCCGCTGTCCGGCGTGACGTCGGCGCCGGAGCTGCTGCCGTCCGGCTGGGGGACGTTCGGCCAGTACCTGCCGCCCGGCGCGGGCGGGACGCTGCTGCGGTCGACGTCGTTCTTCGACGGGGCGGCCGCGGCCCAGCCGCTGCTCGTCCTGACCGGGTGGGTGCTGCTGGGCCTGCTGCTCGCAGCCGCCGGCTCGCGGCGCGCCCAGGCGCGTACGGCCGGCGGCGGTGACGCCGACGTCGTGGAGCAGGTGTCGTTCGCCCCCGCTCGCTGA
- a CDS encoding TetR/AcrR family transcriptional regulator, with the protein MPRVSEAHLAARRQQILEAAWRCFSRQGFHATSMQDVFAESGMSAGAVYRYFPSKADLVRTTAEGIAGIAEDAFQELLAEDPVPRPDESLRRVLLHVTQLTTSHELDRTKIALHVWSEAVRDPEIRGIVTIVADRIADRWAQLAQRWRDAGYLPADADTRQVARTMYGVMIGFVAQRHMIGLGIDDYLDGFAALTRPPVLSR; encoded by the coding sequence GTGCCCCGTGTCTCCGAAGCCCACCTCGCCGCTCGGCGCCAGCAGATCCTCGAGGCCGCCTGGCGCTGCTTCAGCCGCCAGGGCTTCCACGCCACCTCCATGCAGGACGTCTTCGCGGAGTCGGGCATGTCGGCCGGCGCGGTCTACCGGTATTTCCCCAGCAAGGCCGACCTCGTCCGCACGACCGCCGAGGGCATCGCAGGCATCGCCGAGGACGCGTTCCAGGAGCTGCTGGCCGAGGACCCGGTGCCCCGGCCGGACGAGTCGCTGCGCCGCGTCCTCCTCCACGTCACGCAACTCACCACGTCGCATGAGCTCGACCGCACGAAGATCGCGCTGCACGTGTGGTCCGAGGCGGTCCGCGACCCGGAGATCCGCGGCATCGTGACGATCGTCGCCGACCGCATCGCCGACCGGTGGGCACAGCTGGCCCAGCGCTGGCGCGACGCCGGCTACCTCCCCGCCGACGCCGACACCCGGCAGGTCGCCCGCACGATGTACGGCGTCATGATCGGCTTCGTCGCGCAGCGGCACATGATCGGCCTCGGCATCGACGACTACCTCGACGGGTTCGCCGCACTCACCAGGCCGCCGGTCCTCAGTCGCTGA
- a CDS encoding MarR family winged helix-turn-helix transcriptional regulator, translating to MAEPLDLDFDPIDRAASIWRERFGPSEAMAAATSIMRVQQLLIGEFDRICRPYGLTFARYEALVLLSFSRTGALPMAKIGERLMVHPTSVTNTIQRLEGAGFVTREPNPRDGRGTLARITQSGRDAVGRVTTELMEAEFGLRALGGDDRKQVFDILRGLRVAAGDFSD from the coding sequence ATGGCGGAGCCATTGGACCTGGACTTCGACCCGATCGACCGCGCCGCGTCGATCTGGCGGGAGCGGTTCGGCCCGTCCGAGGCCATGGCCGCGGCCACCTCGATCATGCGCGTGCAGCAGCTGCTGATCGGTGAGTTCGACCGCATCTGCCGGCCCTACGGCCTCACCTTCGCCCGCTACGAGGCGCTGGTGCTGCTCAGCTTCAGCCGCACCGGCGCGCTGCCGATGGCCAAGATCGGCGAGCGGCTCATGGTGCACCCGACCAGCGTCACCAACACCATCCAGCGGCTCGAGGGCGCCGGCTTCGTCACCCGCGAGCCCAACCCGCGCGACGGCCGCGGCACGCTGGCCCGCATCACGCAGTCCGGCCGCGACGCAGTCGGCCGGGTCACCACCGAGCTGATGGAGGCCGAGTTCGGCCTGCGCGCGCTCGGCGGCGACGACCGCAAGCAGGTGTTCGACATCCTGCGCGGGCTGCGGGTGGCCGCGGGCGACTTCAGCGACTGA